Proteins encoded by one window of Synechococcus sp. WH 7805:
- a CDS encoding c-type cytochrome, with amino-acid sequence MRFVASLVLALLIGLMSPLSANATDAVRGGQIFTTNCAACHAGGGNIIKAERTLREADLKAHLPNYLGAHESAIVAQVTYGRNAMPAFVDVLSESEIADVAAYVEEQSSQGWS; translated from the coding sequence ATGCGCTTCGTTGCTTCGCTCGTCCTGGCTTTGTTGATTGGTTTGATGTCGCCGTTGTCGGCCAATGCCACCGATGCGGTGCGCGGTGGTCAGATCTTTACGACCAATTGCGCCGCCTGCCACGCCGGTGGTGGCAACATCATCAAGGCGGAGCGCACCCTTCGGGAAGCTGATCTCAAAGCCCATCTTCCCAACTATCTCGGTGCCCATGAATCGGCGATCGTGGCTCAGGTCACCTACGGCCGCAATGCCATGCCCGCCTTTGTGGATGTGCTCAGTGAATCGGAAATCGCCGACGTCGCTGCCTATGTGGAGGAGCAGTCGTCTCAAGGCTGGAGCTAA
- a CDS encoding permease, with protein MTRASTAWAIFQGLLIEALPFLLLGVAIAGIARWLVPQSAWVRRLPRNAVLAPIVGALLGFALPACECGNVPVARRLLASGAPLGTGFGFLFAAPVLNPIVLASTWAAFPDKTWLLWARPLGAFLIALALSMLLGLLAESRLLAPALLEERRLTQPLSRVGLLERGSGLVGGSAPIPERPTSVDRLRPGELLGHSTREFLNLLTLLVLGSALAAVVQTWLPRSWLLALGSAPTLSVIALMLLALVLSVCSSVDAFLALGFAAQVTPGALLAFLLLGPVVDLKLAGLFTVLLTPRAIGITAVAASLLVLLIGQWVNFLQL; from the coding sequence ATGACACGTGCCTCCACGGCCTGGGCCATCTTCCAAGGTCTGCTGATTGAGGCCCTTCCCTTCCTTCTGCTGGGAGTGGCGATTGCCGGGATCGCCCGGTGGCTTGTTCCCCAGTCAGCCTGGGTTCGCCGGCTTCCGCGCAATGCCGTTCTCGCACCGATCGTGGGGGCACTGCTCGGCTTCGCTCTGCCGGCCTGTGAATGCGGCAATGTGCCTGTGGCCCGTCGCCTTCTGGCCAGCGGAGCACCCTTGGGAACGGGGTTTGGATTTCTCTTTGCGGCTCCGGTTCTCAATCCGATCGTGCTGGCCAGCACCTGGGCTGCGTTTCCCGATAAAACCTGGCTGCTCTGGGCGCGGCCCCTGGGTGCTTTCCTGATCGCCTTGGCGCTCAGCATGCTTCTGGGACTGCTGGCTGAATCCCGGCTGCTGGCGCCGGCTCTGCTGGAGGAGAGGCGCCTCACCCAACCGCTGTCGCGGGTGGGGTTGCTTGAGCGTGGTAGCGGTCTGGTGGGGGGCAGCGCACCGATCCCTGAACGGCCCACATCCGTTGATCGGCTTCGGCCCGGGGAGTTGCTCGGTCACAGCACTCGGGAATTTCTCAACCTGCTCACCTTGCTGGTGCTGGGTAGCGCCCTGGCGGCGGTGGTTCAAACCTGGTTGCCCCGCAGCTGGCTTCTGGCACTCGGCAGTGCGCCGACACTGTCGGTGATCGCCCTGATGCTGCTGGCCCTGGTGCTGTCGGTGTGCTCCAGCGTCGATGCCTTTCTTGCCCTGGGGTTTGCCGCTCAGGTCACCCCTGGGGCACTTCTGGCATTTCTGCTTCTCGGTCCTGTCGTTGATCTCAAACTTGCTGGCCTGTTCACTGTGTTGCTCACCCCCAGGGCGATCGGCATCACTGCGGTGGCGGCGTCGTTGCTGGTGTTGCTGATCGGCCAGTGGGTCAATTTTCTTCAGCTCTGA
- a CDS encoding DMT family transporter encodes MRRYWTGLLAAVLFGCSAPLIAELASEGGPLAITALLYLGASAVLLPLQHLRSRAKESPSVEETPVQPSDWPSLALLTLLGGVVGPLCLVLGLERLSPATGSLLLNLESLFTLIVAVLIGREHLGRRGFGAAALTLAGALILSGGHLDGGSLVGVVLIALACLAWGVDNNLSQALSLRDPLQIACIKALGASLPLLVMSAVFQHSFPPMRSSLALLVIGALGYGISIWLDLIALRQLGAAREAVLFATAPFVGAVFAVVVLGSALSSTLVLAAGLMAGGVILLIGDHHSHRHHHAAMHHNHRHQHSAEDPDPHHQHQHADGAPRWHAHEHEHEAMEHSHPHVSDLHHRHDHDPSAPPQA; translated from the coding sequence ATGCGTCGCTACTGGACCGGTCTGCTGGCCGCCGTGCTCTTCGGCTGCAGTGCTCCATTGATCGCGGAGCTGGCCTCTGAAGGTGGCCCCTTGGCCATCACCGCCCTGCTCTACCTCGGTGCCAGTGCCGTCCTGCTGCCCCTGCAGCACCTGCGATCCCGCGCGAAAGAGAGCCCAAGCGTGGAGGAAACGCCGGTTCAGCCCTCCGACTGGCCGAGCCTGGCCCTGCTCACGCTCCTGGGGGGAGTGGTTGGCCCCCTCTGTCTGGTGCTGGGGCTTGAACGACTCTCCCCCGCGACAGGGTCGCTGCTGCTGAATCTGGAATCCCTGTTCACGCTGATCGTGGCGGTGCTGATCGGCCGGGAGCACCTGGGTCGGCGCGGGTTCGGCGCAGCAGCACTCACCCTTGCGGGAGCCTTGATCCTGAGCGGAGGCCACCTGGATGGCGGTTCTCTTGTTGGCGTGGTGTTGATCGCCCTGGCCTGCCTGGCCTGGGGGGTGGACAACAACCTCAGCCAGGCCCTCAGCCTTCGTGATCCTCTGCAGATCGCCTGCATCAAAGCCCTGGGAGCCTCCCTGCCACTGCTGGTGATGTCAGCCGTGTTCCAGCACTCCTTCCCGCCGATGCGGAGCAGCCTTGCGTTGCTGGTGATTGGAGCACTGGGCTACGGCATCTCGATTTGGCTGGATCTGATCGCGCTACGGCAGCTTGGAGCGGCACGGGAAGCTGTGCTGTTCGCCACGGCGCCGTTTGTTGGAGCTGTGTTTGCCGTGGTGGTGCTGGGCAGTGCCCTGAGCAGCACCCTGGTTCTCGCAGCAGGACTGATGGCCGGTGGCGTGATCCTGCTGATCGGTGATCACCACAGCCACCGTCATCACCACGCGGCGATGCATCACAACCACCGCCATCAACACAGTGCGGAGGATCCCGATCCCCATCACCAGCATCAACATGCAGATGGAGCACCGCGATGGCATGCCCATGAACACGAGCATGAAGCGATGGAGCACAGCCATCCACATGTGAGCGATCTCCACCACCGCCATGACCACGACCCGTCAGCCCCCCCTCAGGCCTGA
- a CDS encoding TIGR03943 family protein has product MSLLQRLRRSPWLTPLALGLWGWLLLWSRLSGRLDLLLNAAFHAVVTVAGAVLMLLALIQLRGARRRRGGPVPLGVLLSLGVALLMLAFPPAPSFSDLAANRQDSLPEAPQLSFFLPPEQRTLTEWVRLLRSQPDPDLHAGDPLRISGFVLARPGEPAQLARLTVRCCLADATPAGLPVDWPEGSDPVPDQWLEIKGTMTVQDRNGVPTNVVKPASIKVIPRPERPLEP; this is encoded by the coding sequence ATGTCTCTGCTGCAACGCCTGCGCCGATCCCCCTGGTTGACACCTCTGGCCTTGGGGCTGTGGGGTTGGCTCTTGTTGTGGAGCCGTCTGTCCGGACGTCTGGATCTGCTTCTCAATGCGGCGTTTCACGCGGTGGTCACTGTCGCCGGAGCGGTTCTGATGCTGCTGGCGCTGATCCAGCTGCGCGGGGCCCGGCGCCGTCGGGGTGGACCTGTTCCGCTGGGTGTGCTGTTGTCGCTGGGCGTGGCGCTGCTGATGCTGGCCTTCCCTCCGGCCCCCTCCTTCAGTGATCTGGCAGCCAACCGACAGGACAGTCTCCCTGAAGCACCCCAGCTCAGTTTTTTCCTGCCCCCCGAGCAGCGCACGCTGACGGAATGGGTGCGCTTGCTGCGCAGTCAGCCTGATCCTGATCTGCATGCCGGAGATCCGCTGCGGATCAGTGGCTTCGTGCTGGCGCGGCCTGGGGAGCCTGCGCAGTTGGCACGTCTCACCGTGCGTTGCTGTCTGGCCGATGCCACGCCCGCTGGTCTGCCGGTGGACTGGCCTGAAGGATCAGATCCAGTGCCGGATCAATGGCTGGAGATCAAGGGAACGATGACGGTGCAGGACCGAAACGGTGTGCCGACGAATGTGGTGAAACCCGCGAGCATCAAGGTGATTCCCAGGCCGGAGCGTCCTCTGGAACCATGA
- a CDS encoding DUF3721 domain-containing protein: MAFLGLLTLVGVASARAHHVPGDDHSGMVLSGQPQQSDQTAGGKKAMFDTRKEAEAAAPGFGCKGAHAMGSKWMPCESHGHGMGI, encoded by the coding sequence ATGGCGTTCCTGGGTCTGCTCACCCTGGTGGGTGTTGCGTCGGCCCGCGCCCATCACGTCCCCGGGGATGACCACAGCGGCATGGTGCTGTCAGGTCAACCTCAGCAATCCGATCAGACCGCGGGGGGAAAGAAAGCCATGTTTGACACCCGGAAGGAAGCGGAGGCCGCTGCCCCCGGTTTTGGATGCAAAGGGGCCCACGCCATGGGCAGCAAGTGGATGCCCTGTGAGAGTCACGGTCACGGCATGGGGATCTGA